From one Pontibacillus sp. HMF3514 genomic stretch:
- a CDS encoding cell wall hydrolase, translated as MAVVKATSKDKKLLARLMRAEAESDGKLGMLMVGNTGVNRVRVRCSDFDDINSIERMVYQRPGGFEATLKGYFYQRAREKDIRLAEKVIAGKQYYPAKYSLWFFAPEGDCPPTWFGQNLEGRYKTHCFYKPTYEECKEVFTTW; from the coding sequence ATGGCTGTAGTTAAAGCTACATCTAAAGATAAAAAGCTGCTTGCTCGTTTAATGCGAGCAGAAGCGGAGAGTGATGGGAAGTTAGGGATGCTTATGGTGGGAAACACAGGGGTTAACCGTGTGCGGGTACGTTGCTCAGATTTTGATGACATTAACTCAATTGAACGAATGGTCTATCAGCGACCTGGTGGATTTGAAGCAACATTAAAGGGATATTTTTATCAACGAGCCAGGGAAAAGGATATCCGGTTAGCAGAAAAAGTAATTGCTGGTAAGCAGTATTATCCTGCAAAATATTCACTTTGGTTCTTTGCTCCGGAAGGGGATTGTCCTCCAACTTGGTTTGGTCAAAATTTAGAAGGACGCTATAAAACACATTGTTTCTATAAACCAACATATGAAGAGTGTAAAGAAGTATTTACAACTTGGTAG
- the ileS gene encoding isoleucine--tRNA ligase: protein MNENALQRENRVKELWQEQDTFKQSVTNREGKETFVFYEGPPTANGLPHAGHVLGRVIKDFVARYKTMSGYQVIRKAGWDTHGLPVELGVEKKIGISGKHEIEEYGVEKFIEECKKSVFDYERQWRTFTEAIGYWVDMDDPYVTLQNNYIESVWYILSTIHEKGLLDRGHRVAPYCPSCQTSLSSHEVAQGYKDVKDLSVTAKFKVEGSENEFFLGWTTTPWTLPANVALAIHEDLDYVKAKQGDDVYIVAKNLAEDVLGEEYKVVSEHKGSDFVGLSYQPPFDFINLDRGHEVISASFVTDDSGTGVVHLAPAHGEDDYNAIKESGLDFVNVVDQAGCYTDEIKPLAGEFAKDCDVSIIKMLADQDLLFSKEKYEHSYPHCWRCDSPLIYYAMEGWFIKTTDIKDTIMANNQSVNWHPDHMRDGRFGKFLENMVDWNLGRNRYWGTPLNVWVCNSCDHQYAPKSVQDMRDHAKGHVAEDIELHKPYVDDVTLECPSCSGDMERTKEVIDVWFDSGSMPFAQYHYPFENKELFEKQFPADVIAEGVDQTRGWFYSLLAVSSLFTGKAPYKRVLSLGHILDENGRKMSKSKGNVIAPMELVENYGADALRWALLADSAPWNNKRFSANIVSQAKSKLIDTLNNVHSFYTLYANIDSFDPTKHEQGECSLLDKWVLSRLQTVTENVTKHLDDYDFTAGARELSDFVEQVSNWYIRRSRDRFWSEGMNDDKLAAYHTLHKVLIRTSQLLAPYTPFIADDIHLNLTGESVHLADFPQPDVSEKDHALEKDMDRVLQVVELARHSRNATNIKTKQPLAELTVVGSKEDNTALEQYSYIIEDEINVKDVQLTESAGAAVQYEIKLNFPTAGPKLGKLVGVVQKALKGLSADDAKQVVDQGYFETESPSGETVRVEQEDLIVNQTTQQGMEMASNQTYMVFLNTEITEDLRKEGLARELIRAVQQYRKELNLSVEQRVNLSFDASETMKEVIKQFQELLQNNLLVKEMNFDQKEDMKYVELEDEKVGLHIES, encoded by the coding sequence GTGAACGAGAACGCGCTTCAGCGTGAGAATCGTGTCAAAGAGCTTTGGCAGGAGCAAGATACATTCAAACAATCTGTCACAAATCGTGAAGGAAAGGAAACCTTCGTCTTCTATGAAGGTCCTCCAACTGCGAATGGTTTACCACATGCCGGTCACGTGTTAGGGCGTGTCATTAAAGACTTCGTTGCACGGTACAAAACGATGAGTGGTTATCAGGTCATTCGTAAAGCTGGGTGGGATACACATGGTCTCCCTGTAGAACTTGGCGTAGAAAAGAAAATCGGCATTTCTGGTAAACACGAGATTGAAGAATATGGTGTAGAAAAATTCATTGAAGAGTGTAAAAAGAGCGTATTTGACTATGAACGTCAATGGCGTACATTCACTGAAGCCATTGGATATTGGGTCGACATGGATGACCCTTATGTAACCTTGCAAAATAACTACATCGAGAGTGTATGGTACATCCTTTCAACGATCCATGAAAAAGGTTTGCTTGATCGCGGTCACCGTGTAGCCCCCTATTGCCCGAGCTGCCAGACTTCCCTAAGCTCACATGAAGTAGCACAAGGTTATAAAGACGTTAAAGACCTATCTGTTACAGCAAAGTTTAAAGTAGAAGGATCAGAAAATGAGTTCTTCCTAGGTTGGACAACAACACCTTGGACGCTCCCTGCAAACGTTGCTTTAGCGATCCATGAAGACCTCGATTATGTAAAAGCGAAACAAGGCGATGATGTTTATATCGTCGCAAAAAACTTAGCTGAGGATGTATTGGGTGAGGAATACAAAGTAGTTAGTGAGCATAAAGGTAGCGATTTTGTTGGTCTATCCTACCAGCCTCCATTTGATTTCATAAACCTTGATCGCGGCCATGAGGTCATCTCTGCTAGTTTCGTAACAGATGATAGCGGTACAGGTGTGGTTCATCTTGCCCCTGCACATGGTGAAGATGACTACAATGCGATTAAAGAAAGCGGCTTAGATTTTGTGAACGTAGTTGACCAGGCTGGCTGCTACACAGACGAAATTAAACCATTAGCAGGAGAATTTGCAAAGGACTGTGACGTAAGCATCATCAAAATGTTAGCTGATCAGGACCTCCTATTCTCTAAAGAAAAATATGAACACAGCTACCCGCACTGCTGGCGTTGTGACTCTCCATTAATCTACTACGCAATGGAAGGTTGGTTTATCAAAACAACAGATATTAAAGATACAATCATGGCGAATAACCAATCTGTGAATTGGCATCCAGACCACATGCGTGACGGACGATTCGGGAAGTTTCTCGAAAACATGGTCGACTGGAACCTTGGACGCAATCGTTACTGGGGTACACCATTAAACGTTTGGGTATGTAATAGCTGCGATCACCAGTATGCCCCGAAAAGCGTACAGGATATGCGTGATCATGCAAAAGGTCATGTGGCAGAAGACATCGAACTTCATAAGCCATATGTAGATGATGTAACACTTGAATGTCCTTCATGTTCTGGTGACATGGAACGTACAAAAGAAGTTATCGACGTTTGGTTCGACAGTGGTTCTATGCCATTCGCACAATACCACTATCCATTTGAAAACAAAGAGTTATTTGAAAAGCAGTTCCCAGCAGATGTCATTGCAGAAGGTGTTGACCAAACGCGTGGGTGGTTCTACAGTTTATTAGCTGTTTCATCTCTCTTCACAGGGAAAGCACCATATAAGCGTGTTCTTTCTCTCGGCCACATTTTAGATGAAAATGGCCGTAAAATGTCGAAGAGTAAAGGAAATGTTATCGCACCAATGGAACTCGTTGAGAATTACGGAGCAGATGCATTACGTTGGGCATTACTAGCAGACAGTGCCCCTTGGAATAACAAACGTTTCTCTGCCAACATTGTTAGTCAGGCAAAATCAAAGCTAATCGATACACTTAATAACGTGCATTCTTTCTATACGCTTTATGCAAATATCGATAGCTTCGATCCAACCAAACATGAACAAGGCGAATGTTCTTTGCTTGATAAGTGGGTTCTATCACGCCTACAAACGGTGACGGAAAATGTAACGAAGCACTTGGATGACTATGATTTCACAGCAGGTGCTCGTGAGCTATCTGACTTTGTTGAACAAGTGAGTAACTGGTACATCCGTCGTTCCCGAGACCGTTTCTGGAGTGAAGGTATGAATGACGATAAGCTTGCTGCTTACCATACGTTACACAAAGTATTAATCCGTACGAGTCAGTTACTTGCTCCATACACACCATTTATCGCTGATGATATTCATTTGAACTTAACAGGAGAAAGTGTTCACTTAGCTGACTTCCCTCAACCAGATGTATCAGAAAAAGATCATGCTCTTGAGAAAGATATGGATCGTGTACTCCAAGTTGTTGAGCTTGCACGTCACAGCCGTAACGCAACAAATATTAAAACGAAACAACCGCTTGCTGAGCTAACCGTTGTTGGTTCAAAAGAGGATAATACAGCGTTAGAGCAGTACTCTTATATTATTGAAGATGAGATCAACGTAAAAGATGTTCAATTAACTGAGAGCGCTGGAGCTGCTGTTCAATACGAAATCAAACTGAACTTCCCAACTGCCGGACCAAAGCTTGGTAAACTCGTTGGCGTTGTTCAAAAAGCGTTAAAAGGCTTGTCTGCTGATGATGCGAAGCAGGTCGTCGACCAAGGATATTTTGAAACAGAATCTCCTTCAGGCGAAACGGTTCGTGTCGAGCAAGAGGATCTTATTGTGAATCAGACGACACAACAAGGGATGGAAATGGCGTCCAATCAAACGTACATGGTCTTTCTAAACACTGAAATAACGGAAGATCTTCGTAAAGAAGGGCTAGCACGTGAGCTTATCCGTGCAGTACAACAATACCGTAAAGAGCTGAATTTATCTGTTGAACAACGTGTAAACCTTTCTTTCGACGCTAGTGAAACGATGAAAGAGGTTATCAAGCAGTTCCAAGAGCTTTTACAAAATAACCTCCTTGTGAAAGAGATGAACTTTGATCAAAAAGAAGACATGAAATATGTAGAGCTTGAAGATGAAAAAGTTGGCTTGCATATTGAATCATAA
- a CDS encoding VOC family protein, with amino-acid sequence MIKGLYETHLPVSDIKQSIEFYEKLGLQLAFEGERVTFLWIDKGKSWLGLWEGESVEIPYHPSIRHLAFHVELADIKKAKSWLEAKGIEVREAFGFSKDHQPLVLMNAPNAHAAIYFNDPDGNSIELMTPIDFEMNEKRNMMSLQQWEEEIGFV; translated from the coding sequence ATGATTAAAGGTTTATATGAAACCCATTTACCAGTGAGTGATATAAAGCAATCCATTGAATTTTATGAAAAACTAGGGTTACAGCTAGCGTTTGAGGGGGAACGCGTAACTTTTTTATGGATCGATAAGGGGAAGAGTTGGCTTGGGCTATGGGAAGGTGAGTCAGTAGAAATCCCATACCACCCCTCCATTCGTCATCTTGCTTTTCATGTGGAACTGGCGGATATAAAAAAGGCTAAATCATGGTTAGAGGCAAAGGGGATTGAGGTGCGTGAAGCTTTTGGTTTTTCAAAAGATCATCAGCCACTTGTCTTAATGAACGCCCCAAATGCTCATGCGGCTATTTACTTTAATGATCCAGATGGAAACTCGATTGAATTGATGACGCCAATAGATTTTGAAATGAATGAAAAAAGAAACATGATGTCTCTACAGCAATGGGAAGAAGAAATCGGATTTGTATAG
- a CDS encoding alpha/beta fold hydrolase → MRQQQVINADDYGDGIPIIFIHPPGMGRTVFSYQRQLSAMYRIILPDLSGHGDSQTQTKDVTIDTYVEELRELLDSKDIEKAVICGYSAGSMVAQQFVLTYPNRTQGLILSGGFPKVNTKGLKIEYTLGMKLLLKSPRRLMNVLAKGHTSIKEFKELLISEMEKNDTEVWYKFYNESLQFDCSERLQQIKCPTLLMYGNRAFWINAHKKFYQNLSNCECLYVKGAFHQLPTKHFDVFNANIHNFIQDRVVPATW, encoded by the coding sequence ATGAGACAACAACAGGTGATTAACGCAGATGATTATGGGGATGGTATTCCAATTATATTTATTCACCCACCTGGGATGGGGCGGACAGTATTTTCATATCAGCGACAACTGTCTGCGATGTATCGAATTATCTTACCAGATTTGAGTGGACACGGAGACTCTCAAACACAAACAAAGGATGTCACAATCGATACATATGTTGAGGAACTTAGAGAGCTATTAGATTCCAAAGATATCGAGAAGGCAGTAATATGTGGTTATTCTGCTGGTAGTATGGTGGCGCAGCAGTTTGTCTTAACATATCCGAATCGAACACAAGGATTGATTTTATCGGGAGGCTTTCCAAAAGTTAATACTAAGGGGTTAAAGATTGAGTACACCCTTGGTATGAAGTTACTATTGAAGTCCCCTCGTCGATTAATGAATGTTCTTGCAAAAGGACACACGAGTATTAAGGAATTCAAAGAATTGTTAATATCAGAGATGGAGAAAAATGATACAGAAGTGTGGTACAAGTTTTATAATGAATCCCTGCAATTTGATTGTTCAGAGAGGTTGCAACAGATTAAGTGTCCGACTTTATTGATGTACGGTAATCGGGCATTCTGGATAAATGCTCATAAAAAGTTTTATCAAAACCTCTCGAACTGTGAATGTTTATATGTGAAGGGTGCATTTCACCAATTACCTACTAAGCATTTTGACGTTTTTAATGCGAATATCCATAACTTTATACAAGATCGAGTTGTGCCTGCTACTTGGTGA
- a CDS encoding cation diffusion facilitator family transporter, with translation MGSQSWKELLKKGNKSSATAAGGNLIIAIAKTVGAAVSGSGAMLATALHSYADTINQGFVYFGSVLAQKDPTPRFPTGFGRVINLFVMVAVLIVTVLGYESLKEGWHLIQHPKESGAFWLNISILILNVVIDGGILIKVMKEINKEARDESVSGFQIIPGAIRNLSDATPPTRLVFFEDVVAVTGAFLAIIAVIVTTFTNIAILDGISTLLIGVLMLAVALRIGYENTLGLIGVSAPKDVEEEVGYMILEHDKVEDIRKLRVVKEGRAYHVEAMLELTPGLSLAEADDIKFKVWDKLLNSPEISDVTLGIIESNEKKDWDPDQQEQKEVKEWNNPKENEEEK, from the coding sequence GTGGGGTCACAATCTTGGAAAGAGTTATTAAAAAAAGGGAATAAATCTTCTGCTACTGCTGCAGGGGGGAATTTAATTATAGCTATTGCTAAAACTGTTGGTGCTGCTGTTAGTGGAAGTGGCGCAATGCTTGCTACAGCACTTCACTCCTATGCTGATACGATTAACCAAGGGTTTGTGTATTTCGGAAGTGTGTTAGCTCAAAAAGATCCTACTCCTCGTTTCCCTACGGGGTTTGGGCGCGTGATTAATTTATTTGTAATGGTAGCTGTTCTTATCGTTACCGTACTTGGATATGAATCCCTTAAAGAAGGCTGGCATCTTATTCAACATCCTAAAGAAAGTGGTGCATTTTGGCTAAATATTTCGATCCTCATTTTAAATGTAGTCATTGATGGTGGGATATTGATCAAGGTGATGAAAGAGATTAATAAAGAAGCACGTGATGAGAGTGTGTCTGGCTTTCAAATCATACCTGGCGCAATACGCAACCTTTCAGATGCTACTCCCCCGACCCGTCTTGTTTTCTTTGAAGATGTAGTAGCTGTTACAGGGGCTTTTCTAGCTATCATTGCTGTTATTGTAACGACCTTTACGAACATTGCGATATTAGATGGAATTTCTACATTATTAATTGGAGTGCTGATGCTTGCTGTAGCGCTTCGAATTGGTTATGAAAACACACTTGGGTTAATTGGAGTTTCAGCACCAAAGGATGTCGAAGAAGAGGTAGGGTACATGATTTTGGAACATGACAAAGTTGAGGATATCCGAAAGTTACGTGTAGTAAAAGAAGGACGAGCGTATCATGTAGAGGCGATGCTGGAATTAACACCTGGTCTCTCTCTAGCTGAAGCGGATGATATAAAGTTCAAAGTGTGGGATAAACTCTTGAATAGTCCGGAAATATCAGATGTAACGCTTGGTATTATTGAATCCAATGAGAAGAAAGATTGGGACCCAGATCAACAAGAGCAAAAAGAAGTTAAAGAGTGGAATAACCCAAAGGAAAATGAAGAGGAAAAGTAG
- a CDS encoding DUF4359 domain-containing protein has translation MRALFVIGIIALILGVTNPSETEYNDWFTNQMKDRSDSDLLDYGIDLLGPSYVEKETSYTNYILFSVYKTQLPGPTEVTTVGIFNNFFFVSKSQQEQESKAINLK, from the coding sequence ATGAGGGCTTTATTTGTAATAGGCATCATTGCACTTATTTTGGGTGTAACAAACCCATCTGAAACGGAATATAATGATTGGTTTACGAACCAAATGAAAGATAGAAGTGATTCTGATTTATTGGATTATGGCATTGATTTATTGGGACCTAGTTATGTTGAAAAGGAAACTAGCTACACGAATTATATTCTTTTCTCTGTTTACAAAACACAACTTCCAGGGCCAACAGAAGTGACAACGGTTGGAATCTTTAATAACTTCTTTTTTGTTTCCAAGTCCCAACAAGAGCAAGAATCTAAAGCAATAAATCTCAAATGA
- a CDS encoding GNAT family N-acetyltransferase: MKWMYKSYEELTKQELHDMIKARIDVFVVEQNCPYPEVDGYDPEANHLWLEDQHGKIIAYCRLFLSGVKYSEASIGRILVLKEMRGKGYAKKLMTRALSVIKDQYGEQAVKIQAQEYLLDFYGSFGFEGVTEIYLEDGIPHVDMVLHY; this comes from the coding sequence ATGAAGTGGATGTATAAAAGCTATGAAGAACTAACGAAGCAAGAATTACACGATATGATTAAAGCGCGTATTGATGTTTTTGTAGTAGAGCAAAATTGTCCGTATCCGGAAGTGGATGGGTATGATCCTGAGGCTAATCATTTATGGTTGGAGGATCAGCATGGAAAAATAATAGCTTATTGTCGCTTATTTTTGTCTGGAGTAAAATACAGTGAAGCTTCTATTGGGCGTATCCTTGTCCTGAAAGAGATGCGTGGAAAAGGGTATGCAAAAAAACTTATGACTAGGGCTCTTAGTGTGATCAAAGACCAATATGGTGAACAAGCTGTTAAGATTCAAGCTCAAGAATACTTGCTTGATTTCTATGGATCATTTGGATTTGAAGGGGTTACTGAAATCTATTTAGAAGATGGCATACCTCATGTAGACATGGTTTTGCATTATTAA
- a CDS encoding S8 family serine peptidase translates to MNKNKWLSAFLVTSLALTPTLASADSVGQHDANKNDPKQAKETPAAMVDKDQNKLHDNLEQKLKEMQQNEKLPVMIQFDTSNMPGKSSEALDKKLKKQVGNYSTKHTYSVVNGVAATLNKKQIEKMKHISFVKQVELDVEVQMRNGTANEWFGTEKARGDFGLSGDGDGNPDSYSKDDYVVAVIDTGIDASHTDLDEGKVLGWKDYVNGQANPYDDQGHGTHVAGIAAGEGEANATYKGVAPEAGLVGIKVLDSQGSGSMSDIAAGVDWAVQNKDKYGIEVLNLSLGSSASSDGTDITSEAVNNAVDAGLVVMVAAGNSGPETYTVGSPGAAEKAITVGAAADPGEGGYFLADFSSRGYTADERIKPDIVAPGYNITAPEANTGNGYIAHSGTSMATPFTAGTALLLLDANPSLTPAQLESHLTGTSEDWGPAGKDIDYGHGLLDGYAAIESAGGLSGTNIAKPDHFYADGNLSGTGASDVYELEVTNTDYPVALTTIMPDWSSSWFYGSSPDFDVYVYDGSGNVVAKSEGTKRQETVSFQPASTGTYTVEVYSYSDAGDYFFDTSAGANSLTQTSDQ, encoded by the coding sequence ATGAACAAGAACAAATGGTTGTCGGCTTTTCTAGTTACATCACTAGCGTTAACACCAACACTAGCGAGTGCAGATTCGGTTGGACAACACGACGCCAACAAGAATGATCCTAAGCAGGCTAAAGAGACTCCTGCAGCAATGGTGGATAAAGACCAAAACAAGCTGCATGATAACCTTGAACAAAAGCTGAAGGAGATGCAACAAAACGAAAAGCTCCCAGTTATGATTCAGTTTGACACATCCAACATGCCAGGGAAATCTTCAGAAGCACTAGACAAGAAGTTGAAGAAGCAGGTTGGTAATTATTCAACAAAGCATACTTATAGTGTTGTAAACGGAGTTGCTGCAACATTAAATAAAAAGCAAATCGAGAAAATGAAACATATCTCTTTTGTTAAACAGGTCGAACTAGACGTTGAAGTTCAAATGCGCAATGGTACTGCCAATGAGTGGTTTGGAACTGAAAAAGCTCGAGGTGACTTCGGATTATCTGGAGATGGTGATGGAAATCCTGATTCCTACTCTAAAGATGATTACGTTGTAGCGGTTATCGATACAGGTATCGATGCATCACATACTGATTTAGATGAAGGTAAAGTACTTGGATGGAAAGACTATGTAAATGGACAAGCGAATCCTTATGACGACCAAGGTCACGGTACACACGTTGCAGGTATTGCAGCTGGTGAAGGTGAAGCGAATGCGACCTATAAAGGTGTTGCACCTGAAGCTGGCCTTGTGGGAATCAAAGTTCTAGACAGTCAAGGTAGCGGTAGCATGAGCGATATCGCTGCAGGAGTTGATTGGGCTGTCCAAAATAAAGATAAATATGGAATTGAAGTATTAAACTTGAGCCTAGGTTCAAGCGCTAGTTCTGATGGAACTGACATCACATCTGAAGCTGTAAATAACGCTGTTGATGCAGGTTTAGTCGTTATGGTTGCTGCAGGAAACTCTGGACCAGAAACTTACACAGTTGGTTCTCCAGGTGCAGCTGAAAAAGCCATTACTGTAGGTGCAGCTGCTGATCCAGGTGAAGGTGGTTATTTCCTAGCTGATTTCTCCAGCCGTGGTTATACTGCTGATGAGCGCATTAAGCCAGACATTGTAGCTCCTGGGTATAACATCACTGCTCCTGAAGCAAACACTGGGAATGGTTACATTGCGCATAGTGGTACAAGTATGGCTACACCATTTACAGCTGGTACTGCTCTGTTATTATTAGATGCTAATCCATCTCTAACACCAGCTCAGTTAGAGAGTCACTTAACAGGTACTTCTGAAGACTGGGGTCCTGCAGGGAAAGATATTGATTATGGACATGGTCTATTAGATGGTTATGCAGCTATTGAATCAGCAGGTGGCTTAAGTGGAACAAACATTGCTAAACCTGACCACTTCTATGCTGATGGTAACCTATCTGGAACTGGTGCTTCTGACGTTTACGAACTAGAAGTAACAAATACCGATTACCCAGTAGCCCTTACTACTATCATGCCAGATTGGTCTTCTTCTTGGTTCTATGGTTCTTCTCCAGACTTTGATGTTTACGTTTACGACGGATCTGGTAATGTTGTTGCAAAGTCTGAAGGAACCAAACGTCAAGAAACGGTTTCCTTCCAACCTGCAAGTACGGGAACTTACACAGTTGAAGTGTACTCCTATTCTGATGCAGGAGACTACTTCTTCGATACAAGTGCTGGAGCAAACAGCCTAACACAAACATCTGACCAATAA
- a CDS encoding YkvA family protein: MLKLKRRLKFLLQLKKSGPFLLDFFRSHEVENSKKILSVLLFVGYFLLPIDIIPDPLLFLGFVDDAAVLAFVLERIVKMAPDSLKQKYGLLDEKAWSR; the protein is encoded by the coding sequence ATGTTAAAACTCAAACGAAGATTAAAGTTCCTGTTGCAGTTAAAAAAATCCGGTCCATTTTTACTTGATTTCTTTCGCTCCCATGAAGTGGAAAACTCAAAAAAGATTCTTTCAGTATTACTGTTTGTAGGCTATTTCTTGCTCCCGATTGATATCATCCCTGATCCACTTCTTTTCTTAGGATTTGTGGATGATGCAGCTGTACTTGCTTTTGTACTAGAGCGAATTGTGAAAATGGCACCTGATTCTTTAAAACAAAAATATGGATTATTAGATGAAAAAGCTTGGAGTCGTTAA
- a CDS encoding aminoglycoside phosphotransferase family protein — protein MRSILEEIPSLQNIKEALYVEKGFSQDDKWVLETDEGPRLFIKVCDEKVADHKEEEFRYMRHFYDKGIPLPEPKQFERLSHHNKCVQVFGYVSGQDAEVALPLLPEATQYEVGVQAGEVLRDIHKLHKEKPSETWEEYRWAKYQRYNNALEEMKDDIPHTFSMDPVISFVQEHKHLLKNRPVVFMHDDYHPGNMMVGDGQFNAVIDFDRFEWGDPYHDFYKMALFTRNVSIPFAIGQLHGYFDGEPPMKFWQHYALYVAMIFHSDIVWSIRIGGKQPEQSHKRLTQMLKDHEGFTRYIPTWYDNSF, from the coding sequence GTGCGCTCGATTTTAGAGGAGATACCATCGCTTCAAAATATCAAGGAAGCATTGTACGTTGAAAAAGGTTTTTCCCAAGATGATAAATGGGTGCTTGAAACGGATGAAGGCCCCCGATTGTTTATTAAAGTTTGTGATGAAAAAGTAGCAGATCACAAAGAGGAAGAGTTTCGTTATATGCGTCATTTTTATGATAAAGGCATACCCTTGCCTGAGCCGAAGCAGTTTGAGAGGTTATCCCATCACAATAAATGTGTGCAGGTCTTTGGTTATGTATCAGGTCAAGATGCTGAAGTTGCTCTTCCGCTGTTACCTGAAGCCACCCAATACGAAGTGGGTGTTCAAGCAGGGGAAGTGTTGAGAGATATTCATAAATTACATAAAGAAAAACCTAGCGAAACATGGGAAGAGTACCGTTGGGCGAAATATCAAAGGTATAATAACGCTTTAGAAGAAATGAAAGATGATATTCCACATACGTTCAGCATGGACCCTGTAATCTCATTCGTACAAGAACATAAACATTTGTTAAAAAATCGACCGGTCGTTTTTATGCATGATGATTATCACCCTGGGAATATGATGGTAGGAGACGGTCAGTTTAATGCTGTTATTGATTTTGATCGTTTTGAGTGGGGAGATCCTTATCATGATTTTTACAAAATGGCACTCTTTACGAGGAACGTGAGTATTCCATTTGCCATTGGCCAACTCCACGGCTACTTTGATGGAGAACCACCAATGAAATTCTGGCAACACTATGCTCTCTATGTTGCAATGATTTTTCATTCAGATATTGTGTGGTCAATACGCATTGGGGGAAAACAACCTGAGCAATCGCATAAGAGATTAACTCAAATGTTAAAGGACCATGAAGGTTTTACACGTTACATTCCAACATGGTATGACAATTCATTTTAG
- a CDS encoding NAD-dependent epimerase/dehydratase family protein, whose translation MRILILGGTVFLGRNIVEAALEKGHEVTLFNRGKTNQDLFSDVEKLTGDRASNLESLKGREWDVVIDPSGYLPGVVAETASLLKDAVERYIFISSISVYRDFQEQYIDEGYPVGELEDESVKEINGETYGPLKALCEKTVEDIMPGRTLSIRPGLIVGPHDPSDRFTYWVERFARGGDVLVPGEKNRPVQWIDVRDLSRWIIQMAEQKETGVYNATGYDKELTMGEFVNVLDHHHEDANPVWVDDACLLKHEISPFTELPMWIPVTDKHPHGFILASNQKALDKGLSFRPISETIKDTLAWYQSRLDPELKNGLDAEKEARVLEECTST comes from the coding sequence ATGCGTATTTTAATTTTAGGAGGGACTGTGTTTCTCGGGCGTAATATAGTTGAAGCAGCGTTAGAGAAGGGACATGAGGTAACACTTTTTAATAGAGGAAAAACGAATCAAGATCTATTTTCAGATGTTGAGAAATTGACTGGAGATCGGGCGAGTAATCTTGAAAGTCTGAAGGGCCGGGAGTGGGATGTAGTTATTGATCCATCAGGATACCTTCCTGGAGTGGTTGCAGAAACAGCCTCATTATTAAAGGATGCGGTGGAGCGCTACATTTTCATTTCTTCCATTTCTGTATATCGTGATTTTCAAGAGCAGTATATTGATGAAGGATATCCTGTAGGTGAATTAGAAGATGAATCAGTAAAAGAAATTAATGGAGAAACGTACGGTCCTTTAAAAGCACTATGTGAAAAGACAGTCGAGGATATAATGCCAGGTCGGACATTGTCTATTCGACCAGGTTTGATTGTTGGTCCTCATGACCCTAGTGATCGTTTTACATATTGGGTTGAGAGGTTTGCACGTGGGGGCGATGTCCTTGTTCCAGGTGAAAAAAATCGACCTGTCCAGTGGATTGATGTGCGTGATCTCTCACGGTGGATCATTCAAATGGCTGAACAAAAAGAGACGGGGGTTTATAACGCTACCGGTTATGATAAAGAACTGACGATGGGGGAGTTTGTGAATGTTTTAGATCATCATCATGAGGATGCGAATCCAGTGTGGGTTGATGATGCCTGCCTTCTAAAGCATGAAATTAGTCCTTTCACGGAGTTACCCATGTGGATTCCTGTAACCGACAAACACCCTCACGGATTTATTTTAGCAAGTAACCAGAAAGCACTTGATAAAGGTCTAAGCTTCCGCCCGATTTCAGAGACTATTAAAGATACACTAGCTTGGTATCAATCACGCCTAGATCCCGAGTTGAAAAATGGTTTAGATGCTGAGAAAGAAGCTCGTGTTTTGGAAGAATGTACTTCAACATGA